A DNA window from Salvelinus sp. IW2-2015 linkage group LG4q.1:29, ASM291031v2, whole genome shotgun sequence contains the following coding sequences:
- the LOC111962311 gene encoding uncharacterized protein, whose product MSNADRVVLALGGAGTVGSGIVKALLDKGFKVAVISRDNSRLEKLRGFVSPSARDNLTTLVGNVGSEEGAEVVKHALLKSVGKVTDIVSSLGFSWWQGGPPHTQTLKELHWVIETLLFSTFVSWKVFFPLVRDDPNCTYTFITGGAGEKLLMPGTGFLTVGAASTLAFCQVLREEYPEVPCKLNQVKINTGVAPAERMAPGYLNHLDLGEAVATLVERRNTTHTVFPVNSPADLKNVILEGNL is encoded by the exons ATGTCAAACGCGGACAGAGTTGTGTTAGCTCTCGGTGGAGCAGGAACAGTGGGCTCTGGAATAGTTAAAGCACTCCTCGACAAAG GTTTCAAGGTGGCTGTCATCTCCAGAGACAACAGCAGATTAGAGAAGCTCAGGGGGTTTGTTTCGCCCTCTGCCCGAGACAACCTCACTACCCTAGTCGGGAATGTTG GTTCAGAGGAGGGGGCAGAGGTGGTCAAGCACGCCCTTCTGAAGTCTGTTggcaaggtgacagacattgtgtCATCTCTGGGATTCAGCTGGTGGCAGGGTGGACCTCCACATACCCAGACTCTGAAAGAACTACACTGG GTGATTGAGACATTGCTGTTTAGCACCTTTGTATCATGGAAGGTCTTCTTTCCGCTGGTGAGAGACGACCCCAACTGCACCTACACCTTTATCACAG GTGGTGCTGGAGAGAAGCTGTTGATGCCAGGTACAGGGTTCCTGACTGTTGGTGCCGCCAGCACCCTGGCATTTTGTCARGTACTACGAGAGGAGTACCCAGAAGTGCCTTGTAAACTCAACCAG GTAAAGATCAACACAGGTGTGGCTCCTGCAGAGCGCATGGCTCCTGGTTATCTGAACCACCTGGACCTTGGTGAGGCTGTGGCCACGTTGGTGGAGAGAAGGAACACCACCCACACAGTGTTCCCTGTCAACTCCCCGGCAGACTTAAAAAACGTCATTCTCGAGGGTAACCTTTAA